Proteins from a single region of Buchnera aphidicola (Cinara curvipes):
- the ychF gene encoding redox-regulated ATPase YchF, with protein sequence MVYKFGIIGLPNVGKSALFNKITKLNIPSKNFPFCTINPNIGIVSVFDTRLEKIANCVLSKNIVPSIITLIDIAGLVKGASKGEGLGNKFLEKIRECNALIHVIRYFKDTNIIHIYNEIDPVRDIDIINTELMLSDLDLCEKIIKRNSLAKFTKDINQKVILNLINRCICQLQAGLALRDVIFTKDELKKLKQYQFLTLKPVIYIVNTEYNIDMNFFLDKFFKNKNINKSIIFSIILKENNNIKLNYVDNDLSKKNMLYIDFIDCKKIIKKLCDILQLETFFTAGSKEVRSWLFKKGKTAIQTAKLIHTDFSKGFIRAQITSYNDLIKYCSMNEIRKLGKIRSEGKKYVVQDGDIINFLFNI encoded by the coding sequence GTGGTATATAAATTTGGTATTATAGGTTTACCTAATGTAGGAAAATCAGCATTATTTAATAAGATAACAAAATTAAATATTCCATCAAAAAATTTTCCTTTTTGTACTATTAATCCTAATATAGGTATTGTATCAGTATTTGATACTAGATTAGAAAAAATTGCCAATTGTGTATTATCAAAAAATATTGTTCCTAGTATTATTACTTTAATTGATATTGCAGGTTTGGTAAAAGGAGCCTCTAAAGGAGAAGGTTTAGGGAATAAATTTTTAGAAAAAATTAGAGAATGTAATGCTCTTATACATGTTATACGTTATTTTAAAGATACCAATATAATTCATATATATAATGAAATTGATCCAGTTCGAGATATTGATATTATTAATACAGAATTAATGTTATCTGACTTAGATTTATGTGAAAAGATTATTAAAAGAAATTCATTAGCTAAATTTACAAAAGATATTAATCAAAAAGTAATATTAAATTTAATAAATCGTTGTATTTGTCAACTACAAGCCGGATTAGCTTTAAGAGATGTTATATTTACTAAAGATGAACTTAAAAAATTAAAACAATATCAGTTTTTAACCTTAAAACCTGTAATTTATATTGTAAATACAGAATACAATATAGATATGAATTTTTTTTTAGATAAATTTTTTAAAAATAAAAATATTAATAAATCAATCATTTTTTCTATAATATTAAAGGAAAATAATAATATTAAGTTAAATTATGTTGATAATGATTTGTCTAAAAAAAATATGTTATATATTGATTTTATTGATTGTAAAAAAATTATTAAAAAATTATGTGATATTCTACAATTAGAAACATTTTTTACGGCAGGTTCTAAGGAAGTTAGATCTTGGCTTTTTAAGAAAGGAAAAACAGCAATACAAACAGCTAAATTAATTCATACTGATTTTTCTAAAGGATTTATTAGAGCTCAAATAACTTCATATAACGATTTAATAAAATATTGTAGCATGAATGAAATTAGAAAATTAGGAAAAATACGTAGTGAAGGAAAAAAATATGTTGTGCAAGATGGTGATATTATAAATTTTTTATTTAATATATAA
- the thrB gene encoding homoserine kinase, which produces MIKIYAPASIGNVGVGFDILGAAIIPIDGTLLGDCISIQSSNTFQFNCHGNFSDQLPKDIKKNIIWQAWNWFNEIIKKKIQISITLEKNMPIGSGLGSSASSIVASVLALNQFYKTNLNKKELIDIMGKLEGNISGSVHYDNVAPCYLGGLQLITDDKNHLTQKLPIFDNWLWVIAWPGVTLSTSTARNILPLTYDKEKCIKNSRNLSTFIHALYTKKSELAIRVMIDTIAEPYRIPLIPNFLKIKDAVTKLGASTCNISGSGPTLFSICLNFSIANKVKKWLEKNYIKNKKGFVYICKIDQLGARKIRI; this is translated from the coding sequence ATGATAAAAATTTATGCTCCCGCTTCTATTGGAAATGTTGGTGTTGGTTTTGATATTTTAGGAGCAGCTATTATTCCAATAGATGGCACTTTACTGGGTGACTGTATATCGATACAATCATCAAATACTTTTCAATTCAACTGTCATGGAAATTTTTCTGATCAATTACCAAAAGATATAAAAAAAAATATTATATGGCAAGCATGGAACTGGTTTAATGAAATAATAAAAAAAAAAATACAAATATCTATTACACTCGAAAAAAATATGCCAATTGGTTCTGGTTTGGGATCTAGCGCTTCATCTATAGTAGCTAGTGTACTAGCTTTAAATCAATTCTATAAAACAAATCTTAACAAAAAAGAATTAATAGATATTATGGGAAAATTAGAAGGAAATATATCAGGTAGTGTGCATTATGATAATGTTGCACCATGTTATTTAGGTGGTTTACAATTAATTACAGATGATAAAAATCATCTCACACAAAAACTTCCTATATTTGATAATTGGCTTTGGGTAATTGCATGGCCCGGTGTTACATTATCTACTTCTACCGCAAGAAATATTTTACCACTAACATATGATAAAGAAAAATGTATAAAAAATAGTCGAAATTTATCTACTTTTATACATGCTTTATATACTAAAAAATCAGAATTAGCAATTCGAGTTATGATAGATACTATTGCTGAGCCTTATCGAATTCCGTTAATACCTAATTTTTTAAAAATAAAAGATGCAGTAACTAAGTTAGGTGCTTCAACATGTAATATTTCAGGTTCTGGACCTACTTTATTTTCAATATGTCTAAATTTTTCTATTGCAAATAAAGTAAAAAAATGGTTAGAAAAAAATTATATTAAAAATAAAAAAGGATTTGTATATATTTGTAAAATTGATCAGTTAGGTGCTAGAAAAATAAGGATCTAA
- the gyrA gene encoding DNA topoisomerase (ATP-hydrolyzing) subunit A: MKDIALEIKQVSIEEELKRSYLDYAMSVIIGRALPDVRDGLKPVHRRILFAMNILGNKWNKPYKKSARIVGDVIGKYHPHGDSAVYDAIVRMAQPFSLRYTLIDGQGNFGSIDGDSAAAMRYTEIRMSKIAHEMLSDLKKNTINFVLNYDGTEKIPEILPTKIPNLLINGSSGIAVGMATNIPPHNLKEVINGCIAYLDNPSISLKKLMVYIPGPDFPTAGIIYGKIGIQEAYRTGKGKISIRSRYLIEINKKNKKESLVIYELPYQVNKSKLIEKIAILVKEKKINGISNIRDESDKDGMRIVIEIKKDFITKVVLNQLYTLTSLQTSFGINMVALSSSGQPKKMSLKNIINEFIKHRKNIITRKCIFKLKKYTKRIHLLEGFSVALDNIDKIIKVIKSSKNNKKAIKNLKKINWRKKTTIKIKNNLKDNYINFNFSTKQAHSILDIKLNKLTSLEKNKIYQENKDLNKKNLYLKKILSNSKELKIIIKNELIEIKKQFSDHRKTKIIKKVSEINMEDIIVKESVVVTLSYSGYVKYQPISDYNAQRRGGKGKSAAKTKEKDHIANLLVANSHDTILCFSSRGILYWMKVYQLPETSRHARGRPIINLLPLMQKERITAILPISQYKSSINIFMATALGFVKKTPLNQFQKPRNSGIIAINLRKNDELIGVSLTNGKNNILIFTSKGKVVQFSEKTIRKMGRTAAGICGIKIINNDRLVSLLVPNKKDDILIVTENGYGKRTKINQFPIKSRATKGVISIRVTQKNGVVIGAIQVNQNNQIMMITDAGTLVRIRVSEIAILKRNTQGVILIRTTKKEKVVGLQKLSYNPLES; encoded by the coding sequence ATGAAAGACATTGCACTAGAAATCAAACAGGTCAGTATTGAAGAAGAGTTAAAAAGATCTTATCTTGATTATGCTATGTCTGTAATAATAGGCCGAGCTTTACCTGATGTAAGAGATGGATTAAAACCAGTTCATCGAAGAATATTATTTGCTATGAATATATTAGGTAATAAATGGAATAAACCTTATAAAAAATCTGCTAGAATTGTAGGAGATGTAATAGGTAAATATCACCCTCATGGAGATTCTGCAGTATATGATGCTATTGTACGAATGGCTCAACCATTTTCCTTGAGATATACACTAATTGATGGACAAGGTAATTTTGGATCCATTGATGGAGATTCTGCTGCAGCTATGAGATATACTGAAATACGTATGTCTAAAATAGCACATGAAATGTTGAGTGATTTAAAAAAAAATACAATAAATTTTGTTTTAAATTATGACGGCACAGAAAAAATACCAGAAATTTTACCTACTAAAATTCCTAATTTATTAATTAATGGTTCTTCTGGTATTGCTGTAGGAATGGCTACAAACATTCCTCCGCATAACTTAAAAGAAGTAATTAATGGATGTATAGCATATTTAGATAATCCAAGTATTTCTTTAAAAAAACTTATGGTATACATACCAGGTCCAGATTTTCCTACAGCAGGTATAATCTATGGAAAAATTGGTATTCAAGAAGCTTACCGTACAGGAAAAGGAAAAATATCAATTAGATCTAGATATTTAATAGAGATAAATAAAAAAAATAAAAAAGAATCACTTGTTATCTATGAATTACCTTATCAAGTTAATAAATCAAAATTAATTGAAAAAATAGCTATTTTAGTAAAAGAAAAAAAAATTAATGGTATCTCAAATATACGCGATGAATCAGACAAAGATGGTATGAGAATAGTAATTGAAATAAAAAAAGATTTTATTACTAAAGTTGTTCTTAATCAACTATATACACTAACATCTCTACAAACATCTTTTGGTATCAATATGGTAGCGTTGTCATCATCTGGACAACCGAAAAAAATGAGTTTAAAAAATATAATAAATGAATTTATTAAACATAGAAAAAATATTATTACTAGAAAGTGTATTTTTAAATTAAAAAAATACACAAAAAGAATACATCTTTTAGAAGGATTTTCTGTAGCATTAGATAATATTGATAAGATTATTAAAGTTATAAAAAGCTCAAAAAACAATAAAAAAGCAATAAAAAATCTAAAAAAAATTAATTGGAGAAAAAAAACTACTATAAAAATTAAAAACAATTTAAAAGATAATTATATAAATTTTAATTTTAGTACAAAACAAGCACATTCTATTTTAGATATAAAATTAAATAAACTTACCAGTTTAGAAAAAAATAAAATTTATCAGGAAAATAAAGATTTAAATAAAAAAAATTTATATTTAAAAAAAATACTTTCTAATTCAAAAGAATTAAAAATTATCATTAAAAATGAATTAATAGAAATAAAAAAACAATTTTCAGATCATAGAAAAACTAAAATAATTAAAAAAGTGTCAGAAATTAATATGGAAGATATAATAGTAAAAGAAAGCGTAGTAGTAACATTATCATATTCAGGATATGTAAAATATCAACCAATTTCTGATTATAATGCACAAAGAAGAGGAGGAAAAGGAAAATCAGCTGCTAAAACTAAAGAAAAAGATCATATAGCAAATTTATTAGTAGCAAACTCACATGATACGATTTTATGTTTTTCTAGTAGAGGTATATTATATTGGATGAAAGTATACCAATTACCTGAAACTAGCAGGCATGCACGAGGACGTCCAATTATTAATTTATTACCTCTTATGCAAAAAGAAAGAATTACTGCAATTTTACCTATTTCTCAATATAAATCATCTATAAATATATTTATGGCTACAGCTTTAGGTTTTGTAAAAAAAACACCATTAAATCAATTTCAAAAACCAAGAAATTCAGGAATTATTGCGATTAATTTACGAAAAAATGATGAGCTAATAGGAGTTTCATTAACTAACGGAAAAAATAATATATTAATATTTACCTCTAAAGGAAAAGTAGTACAATTTTCTGAAAAAACTATAAGAAAAATGGGGCGTACTGCTGCTGGTATATGTGGAATTAAAATTATTAATAATGATCGACTAGTATCTTTATTAGTTCCAAATAAAAAAGATGATATACTAATAGTAACTGAAAATGGGTATGGAAAAAGAACAAAAATAAACCAATTTCCTATTAAATCTCGTGCTACTAAAGGTGTTATTTCAATTCGAGTTACCCAAAAAAATGGAGTAGTAATAGGTGCTATACAGGTTAATCAAAATAATCAAATAATGATGATAACAGATGCTGGAACTCTTGTAAGAATTAGAGTTTCTGAAATAGCAATCTTAAAAAGAAATACACAAGGAGTTATATTAATTAGAACAACTAAAAAAGAAAAAGTAGTTGGTTTACAAAAATTATCGTATAATCCGTTAGAATCATAA
- a CDS encoding peroxiredoxin, whose translation MILVSQQAPNFIAPAVLPDGQIINNFNLKKYSKGKKTILFFWPMDFTFVCPSELIAFNNLYNEFKNREVYIVGVSIDSVYVHNAWRNTLPDSGGIGLIKFPMISDIKRNIQKSYGIEHHELKIALRASFLIDNNNIIRHQSINDLPIGRNIKEIIRIIDALQFYEKFGEVCPANWVPGKDAIQATPKGINKYLSKNFQKI comes from the coding sequence ATGATTCTAGTATCTCAACAAGCTCCTAATTTTATTGCACCTGCTGTTTTACCGGACGGTCAAATAATTAATAATTTTAATCTAAAAAAATATTCAAAAGGAAAAAAAACTATTTTATTTTTTTGGCCTATGGATTTTACTTTTGTATGCCCTTCAGAATTAATAGCATTTAATAACTTATATAATGAATTTAAAAATAGAGAAGTATATATTGTAGGTGTATCTATTGATTCAGTATATGTACATAATGCATGGAGAAATACATTACCAGATTCAGGTGGAATTGGTTTAATAAAATTTCCTATGATATCAGATATAAAAAGAAACATACAAAAATCATATGGAATAGAACATCACGAATTAAAAATAGCATTAAGAGCATCATTTTTAATAGATAACAATAATATTATTAGACATCAATCTATTAATGATCTTCCAATCGGACGTAATATTAAAGAAATAATACGAATAATTGATGCACTTCAATTTTATGAAAAATTTGGTGAAGTTTGTCCAGCCAACTGGGTTCCAGGGAAAGACGCAATTCAAGCAACACCAAAAGGAATAAATAAATATTTATCTAAAAATTTTCAAAAAATATAA
- the thrC gene encoding threonine synthase, translating to MKLYNLKDNNEEVNFLNAIKYGLGKKQGLFFPKYLPKFNTKVLENLIKMNFIDRSTHILSHFISDEISLKDLKKQIKIAFSFTKPIIVPVTKNISCLELFHGPTLAFKDFGARFMAQMLSYWKNKNSIMTILTATSGDTGAAVAHAFYRMNNIRVVILYPKGRVSKLQEILFCTLGKNIHTIAIDGSFDDCQYLVKQSFNDKKLKKKIGLNSANSINISRLLAQICYYFEAFALIPSKYHNNIVISIPCGNFGNLTAGLIAKSLGLPIKSFIAATNSNDTVPRFLKSGQWKPKSTVSTISNAMDISQPNNWPRVEELFKRKKWNLNNLKSESVSDAETIKTIQELYKIGYTSEPHAAIAYKVLKKHIQKTDFGLFLGTAHPSKFQNTVEEILNIKLKLPNSLHSRVNLKNFSHSMKPDFLKLKKFLLKNI from the coding sequence ATGAAATTATATAATTTAAAAGATAATAATGAAGAAGTAAATTTCTTAAATGCTATTAAGTATGGTTTGGGAAAAAAACAAGGATTATTTTTTCCAAAATATTTACCAAAATTTAATACTAAAGTATTAGAAAATTTAATAAAAATGAATTTTATCGATCGTAGTACACATATATTATCACATTTTATTTCAGATGAAATATCATTAAAAGATTTAAAAAAACAAATTAAAATAGCCTTTTCTTTTACCAAACCAATTATTGTACCTGTTACTAAAAACATTTCATGTTTAGAATTATTTCACGGACCAACATTAGCTTTTAAAGATTTTGGAGCTAGATTTATGGCTCAAATGCTTTCATATTGGAAAAATAAAAATTCTATCATGACAATACTAACTGCTACTTCAGGAGACACTGGTGCTGCAGTTGCTCATGCATTTTATCGTATGAATAATATTCGAGTTGTTATTTTATATCCTAAAGGTAGAGTCAGTAAGTTACAAGAAATATTATTCTGCACATTAGGAAAAAATATACATACAATTGCTATTGATGGAAGTTTTGATGATTGTCAATATTTAGTAAAACAATCTTTTAACGATAAAAAATTAAAAAAAAAGATTGGTTTAAATTCAGCTAATTCAATTAATATTAGTAGATTGTTAGCTCAAATATGTTATTATTTTGAAGCATTTGCATTAATTCCATCTAAATATCATAATAATATAGTTATATCTATTCCTTGCGGAAACTTTGGTAATTTAACAGCGGGATTAATTGCTAAATCATTAGGATTACCAATTAAATCTTTTATTGCTGCTACTAATTCCAATGATACTGTACCTAGATTTCTAAAAAGTGGACAATGGAAACCAAAGAGTACAGTGTCAACTATTTCAAATGCTATGGATATTAGTCAACCAAATAATTGGCCTAGAGTAGAAGAGTTATTCAAAAGAAAAAAATGGAATTTAAATAATTTAAAATCTGAAAGTGTATCTGATGCAGAAACTATAAAAACAATACAAGAATTATATAAAATTGGATATACATCAGAGCCACATGCAGCTATAGCGTACAAAGTATTAAAAAAACATATTCAAAAAACAGATTTTGGTTTATTTTTAGGAACTGCTCATCCATCTAAATTTCAAAATACTGTAGAAGAAATATTAAATATAAAATTAAAATTACCAAACTCTTTACATTCTAGAGTAAATTTAAAAAATTTTTCACATAGTATGAAACCAGATTTTTTAAAATTAAAAAAATTTTTATTAAAAAATATTTAA
- the grpE gene encoding nucleotide exchange factor GrpE, producing MQKKKIKDYKNKEIEKNIKDKKQEKKIKKFKKIEEKISSLIKKKKKKKLKYYADINNIKKNNKKKIDLIKNNQIKNFLKSIVPIIDKIDKLIKISQNSNLTQNTIIEGIQLTKNIFEKNLKIWRIKKIDQVNIAFNHNIHTLQDKNINNNLSNNSTIKNIKKNGYIFKNKIIKKAIVTI from the coding sequence ATGCAAAAAAAAAAAATTAAAGATTATAAAAATAAAGAAATAGAAAAAAATATTAAAGATAAAAAACAAGAAAAAAAAATAAAAAAATTTAAAAAAATAGAAGAAAAAATTTCTTCTTTAATAAAAAAAAAAAAAAAAAAAAAATTAAAATATTATGCTGATATAAATAATATAAAAAAAAATAATAAAAAAAAAATTGATTTAATTAAAAATAATCAAATTAAAAATTTTTTAAAATCTATTGTTCCTATTATTGATAAAATTGACAAATTAATAAAAATATCTCAAAATTCAAATTTAACACAAAATACAATAATAGAAGGTATACAATTAACAAAAAATATATTTGAAAAAAATTTAAAAATATGGCGTATAAAAAAAATAGATCAAGTCAATATAGCATTTAATCATAATATACATACGTTACAAGATAAAAATATAAATAATAATCTATCAAATAATTCAACAATTAAAAACATTAAAAAAAATGGATATATTTTTAAAAATAAAATTATTAAAAAAGCAATTGTTACAATATAG
- the rnt gene encoding ribonuclease T: MYIKQNLRVTLNNRFRGFYPVVLDIESAGFNAKTDALLEIAAVTLKMNEFGWLQIDETLHFHIIPFQGSVIKAESVAFNKIDPFNPLRGAISEKNALEYIFELVKKKISIHKCKKGILVAHNANFDHNFLMAAAKRTKTKKNPFHSFTTFDTATLSGLIFGQTVLAKACKIAGIPFDTVQAHSALYDTMQTAYLFCEIVNRWKRIGGWPPNISHRKRNDEI; the protein is encoded by the coding sequence ATGTATATAAAGCAAAATTTACGAGTTACTCTAAATAATCGATTTAGAGGATTTTATCCTGTTGTTCTAGATATAGAAAGTGCAGGATTTAATGCAAAAACAGATGCTTTATTAGAAATTGCTGCTGTAACATTAAAAATGAATGAATTTGGTTGGTTGCAAATAGATGAAACTTTACATTTTCATATTATACCTTTTCAAGGTTCTGTTATAAAAGCAGAATCTGTAGCATTTAATAAAATTGATCCATTTAATCCTCTTAGAGGAGCAATTAGTGAAAAAAATGCGTTAGAATATATATTTGAATTAGTAAAAAAAAAAATCAGTATCCATAAATGCAAAAAAGGAATATTAGTAGCACATAATGCAAATTTTGATCATAATTTTTTAATGGCTGCTGCTAAAAGAACAAAAACAAAAAAAAATCCTTTTCATTCATTTACTACCTTTGATACTGCTACACTTAGCGGTTTAATTTTTGGACAAACTGTTCTGGCAAAAGCGTGCAAAATTGCAGGAATTCCATTTGATACTGTGCAAGCACACTCCGCCTTATATGACACTATGCAAACAGCATATCTTTTTTGCGAAATCGTGAATAGATGGAAAAGAATCGGGGGATGGCCTCCAAATATATCTCATCGAAAAAGAAATGATGAGATATAA
- the pth gene encoding aminoacyl-tRNA hydrolase, translating to MKKIKMIVGLGNSFHKYYETRHNVGFWFINMLSDFYKSSLKLKKRFLGFISSIKLKNNKIYLLRPNLFMNLNGNSVYALSSFYKIKLSEILIVRDELDLLPGVLKIKIGTSYNGHNGVKSIIDIFKNKSTFMQLNIGIGRPKLKKNVSNFVLNNPSIIEKKMIIKAIFEFIFLTKDNIYKKDFLKNKKIVLNK from the coding sequence TTGAAAAAAATAAAAATGATTGTAGGTTTAGGAAATTCTTTTCATAAATATTATGAAACAAGACATAATGTTGGTTTTTGGTTTATTAACATGTTATCTGATTTTTATAAAAGTTCATTGAAATTAAAAAAAAGATTTTTAGGATTTATATCTTCTATTAAATTAAAAAATAATAAAATTTATTTATTACGACCAAATCTTTTTATGAATTTAAATGGTAATTCTGTATATGCTTTATCATCTTTTTATAAAATTAAGTTATCTGAAATTTTAATAGTACGAGATGAATTAGATTTACTTCCTGGGGTATTAAAAATAAAAATAGGTACATCTTATAATGGTCATAATGGAGTTAAAAGTATTATTGATATTTTTAAAAATAAAAGTACTTTTATGCAATTAAATATTGGTATTGGTCGACCAAAATTAAAAAAAAATGTATCAAATTTTGTTTTAAATAATCCTAGTATTATAGAAAAAAAAATGATTATAAAAGCAATTTTTGAATTTATTTTTTTGACTAAAGATAATATCTACAAAAAAGATTTTTTAAAAAATAAAAAAATTGTTTTAAACAAATAA
- the grxD gene encoding Grx4 family monothiol glutaredoxin produces the protein MDIFNKIEKQLQENSIVIYMKGSPEHPSCGFSARAVRALSYCTSDFFYVDVLQNDDIRIALPKYSKWPTFPQLWVNKNLIGGCDIILEMFRSGELLNLVQNCKNNIKSSI, from the coding sequence ATAGATATTTTTAATAAAATAGAAAAACAATTACAGGAAAATAGTATTGTTATATATATGAAAGGTTCACCTGAGCACCCAAGTTGCGGTTTTTCAGCTCGAGCAGTACGAGCATTATCATATTGTACTTCTGATTTTTTTTACGTTGATGTTTTACAAAATGATGATATTCGTATAGCTTTACCTAAATATTCAAAATGGCCTACTTTTCCTCAGTTGTGGGTTAATAAAAATTTGATTGGAGGGTGTGATATTATTTTAGAAATGTTTCGTAGTGGAGAATTATTAAATTTAGTTCAAAACTGTAAGAATAATATAAAATCTAGTATATAA